The following are from one region of the Georgenia sp. M64 genome:
- a CDS encoding YbaK/EbsC family protein, whose protein sequence is MDPHDDGETRALAALEAAGIGFTITRHGRVSSLAEAAAARGLAPSALIKTLVVRRGEGDHLLVLVPGGRTISWPKLRALLGVSRLSMPDAAAARDATGYERGTITPFGSLTAWPVVADASISGTVSIGAGAHGVAATVSAAELVAALDAQVADVTEPE, encoded by the coding sequence ATGGACCCCCACGACGACGGCGAGACGCGCGCCCTGGCGGCGCTGGAGGCCGCCGGGATCGGCTTCACCATCACCAGGCACGGCCGGGTCTCGAGCCTGGCGGAGGCGGCCGCCGCGCGCGGGCTCGCGCCGTCGGCGCTCATCAAGACCCTCGTGGTCCGCCGCGGGGAGGGCGACCACCTCCTCGTCCTCGTCCCGGGCGGCCGGACGATCTCCTGGCCCAAGCTCCGGGCCCTGCTGGGCGTGAGCCGGCTGTCGATGCCTGACGCGGCGGCCGCGCGGGACGCCACCGGCTACGAGCGGGGCACCATCACCCCGTTCGGCTCGCTCACCGCCTGGCCGGTCGTCGCCGACGCGTCGATCAGCGGGACGGTCTCCATCGGTGCGGGCGCGCACGGCGTCGCGGCGACCGTGTCGGCAGCCGAGCTCGTCGCCGCGCTCGACGCCCAGGTCGCCGACGTCACCGAGCCGGAGTAG
- a CDS encoding DUF501 domain-containing protein → MDTTVTDRDLEVLAEQLGRVPRGVVAVAARCVCGRPTVVRTAPRLDDGTPFPTTYYLTSPGAVKAVSTLEAEGAMVSMNEALAEDADLRAAYLAAHEDYLARRSELGEVPEIAGVSAGGMPTRVKCLHALLGHTLAVGPGVNPMGDRTLELLAGVWSPDRCTC, encoded by the coding sequence GTGGACACCACCGTCACCGACCGGGACCTCGAGGTCCTCGCCGAGCAGCTCGGCCGGGTCCCGCGCGGCGTCGTCGCCGTGGCCGCCCGGTGCGTGTGCGGCCGGCCGACCGTCGTGCGGACGGCACCCCGGCTGGACGACGGCACCCCGTTCCCGACGACGTACTACCTCACCTCCCCGGGGGCGGTGAAGGCGGTGAGCACCCTCGAGGCCGAGGGGGCGATGGTGAGCATGAACGAGGCCCTGGCCGAGGACGCCGACCTGCGAGCGGCGTACCTCGCCGCCCACGAGGACTACCTCGCCCGGCGGTCCGAGCTGGGTGAGGTCCCGGAGATCGCCGGCGTCTCGGCCGGGGGGATGCCGACGCGCGTCAAGTGCCTGCACGCGCTGCTCGGCCACACCCTCGCCGTCGGCCCGGGCGTCAACCCGATGGGTGACCGGACGCTGGAGCTCCTCGCCGGGGTCTGGAGCCCCGACCGCTGCACCTGCTGA
- a CDS encoding septum formation initiator family protein: protein MSSRRPTAPRAGTPGQARGRGRTTARTAAARAEAAPAAGAGRDEAGNPRGPRAGRALAWGRPGRRGEPRPTVSLRALILSLVALVAFAVLAPTLRYAVAQQEELRALNARVADAQVRKDELEDQLERWQDPAYVQAQARDRLGYVMPGETPYVVVDPETVTGGENPAEAEAAERAAAVASATPWYLRMWDSVQVAGYAGPGEEDPSGLTVPADPATP, encoded by the coding sequence ATGAGCAGCCGCCGTCCCACCGCGCCGCGCGCGGGAACCCCGGGACAGGCCCGTGGTCGGGGGCGGACGACGGCCCGGACCGCGGCCGCGCGGGCGGAGGCGGCACCGGCAGCCGGTGCAGGCCGGGACGAGGCCGGCAACCCCCGCGGGCCCCGGGCGGGCCGGGCCCTGGCGTGGGGTCGTCCGGGACGGCGGGGGGAGCCCCGCCCGACCGTCAGCCTGCGTGCCCTCATCCTCTCCCTCGTCGCGCTCGTCGCCTTCGCCGTGCTCGCCCCGACGCTGCGCTACGCCGTGGCCCAGCAGGAGGAGCTGCGCGCCCTCAACGCCCGGGTCGCCGACGCGCAGGTGCGCAAGGACGAGCTCGAGGACCAGCTCGAGCGCTGGCAGGACCCCGCCTACGTGCAGGCGCAGGCGCGTGACCGGCTGGGCTACGTCATGCCCGGGGAGACGCCGTACGTCGTCGTCGACCCGGAGACGGTCACGGGCGGGGAGAACCCGGCCGAGGCCGAGGCCGCCGAACGGGCCGCCGCGGTGGCGTCGGCGACCCCCTGGTACCTGCGGATGTGGGACTCGGTGCAGGTGGCCGGGTACGCGGGCCCGGGCGAGGAGGACCCCTCGGGGCTGACCGTCCCCGCCGACCCCGCGACCCCCTGA
- the eno gene encoding phosphopyruvate hydratase has translation MASIEAVGAREILDSRGNPTVEVEVALEDGTVARAAVPSGASTGAFEAVERRDGDKGRYLGKGVQNAVDAVIDTIAPEVLGIDATEQRIIDQTLIDLDGTANKGKLGANAILGVSLAVAKAAAESAGLPLFRYVGGPNAYLLPVPMMNILNGGSHADSNVDIQEFMVAPVGAPTFKEALRWGAETYHSLKSVLKSRGLATGLGDEGGFAPNLESNRAALDLILEAIEKAGYTPGEDIALALDVAATEFFSDGAYQFEGKATSPADMVAYYERLVADYPLVSIEDPLSEDEWDSWAQLVAGVGDRVQVVGDDLFVTNPERLARGIEMRAANSLLVKLNQIGSLTETLDAVTLAQRNGFTAMVSHRSGETEDTTIADLSVAVNAGQIKTGAPARGERINKYNQLLRIEEELDDAAVYAGRSAFPRAARRA, from the coding sequence GTGGCCAGCATCGAGGCCGTCGGCGCCCGCGAGATCCTTGACTCGCGCGGCAACCCCACCGTGGAGGTCGAGGTCGCGCTCGAGGACGGCACCGTCGCCCGCGCGGCCGTTCCCTCCGGCGCCTCCACCGGCGCGTTCGAGGCCGTGGAGCGTCGGGACGGTGACAAGGGTCGTTACCTCGGCAAGGGCGTCCAGAACGCCGTCGACGCCGTCATCGACACCATCGCCCCCGAGGTCCTCGGGATCGACGCCACCGAGCAGCGCATCATCGACCAGACCCTCATCGACCTCGACGGCACCGCCAACAAGGGCAAGCTGGGCGCGAACGCGATCCTCGGCGTCTCCCTGGCCGTGGCCAAGGCCGCCGCGGAGTCCGCCGGCCTGCCGCTGTTCCGCTACGTCGGCGGCCCCAACGCCTACCTGCTGCCCGTGCCGATGATGAACATCCTCAACGGCGGCTCCCACGCCGACTCCAACGTCGACATCCAGGAGTTCATGGTCGCCCCCGTCGGCGCGCCGACGTTCAAGGAGGCCCTGCGCTGGGGCGCGGAGACCTACCACTCCCTCAAGTCCGTCCTGAAGTCCCGTGGCCTGGCCACGGGCCTGGGCGACGAGGGCGGGTTCGCCCCGAACCTGGAGTCCAACCGCGCCGCGCTGGACCTCATCCTCGAGGCCATCGAGAAGGCCGGCTACACCCCCGGTGAGGACATCGCGCTCGCGCTGGACGTCGCCGCCACCGAGTTCTTCTCCGACGGCGCCTACCAGTTCGAGGGCAAGGCCACCTCGCCCGCCGACATGGTCGCCTACTACGAGCGGCTCGTGGCCGACTACCCGCTGGTCTCCATCGAGGACCCGCTGAGCGAGGACGAGTGGGACAGCTGGGCGCAGCTGGTCGCCGGCGTCGGGGACCGCGTCCAGGTGGTCGGCGACGACCTGTTCGTCACCAACCCCGAGCGCCTCGCCCGTGGCATCGAGATGCGCGCCGCGAACTCCCTCCTGGTCAAGCTCAACCAGATCGGCTCGCTCACGGAGACGCTCGACGCCGTGACGCTCGCGCAGCGCAACGGTTTCACCGCGATGGTCTCCCACCGGTCCGGCGAGACCGAGGACACCACGATCGCCGACCTGTCGGTGGCCGTGAACGCCGGCCAGATCAAGACCGGCGCACCGGCCCGCGGCGAGCGCATCAACAAGTACAACCAGCTCCTGCGCATCGAGGAGGAGCTCGACGACGCGGCGGTCTACGCCGGCCGCAGCGCCTTCCCGCGCGCCGCGCGCCGCGCCTGA